From Weissella confusa, a single genomic window includes:
- a CDS encoding sugar transferase, producing MTKQSKSYLFAKRFLDISTALFALVIFSPIFLVISLFYLFGDNKGPVFYQQRRIGQNHEEFGIYKFRSMVVNAEEKLYADKDLYAKFVENGYKLPTEEDPRITKFGAFIRKTSLDELPQFINILIGNMSIIGPRPVVERELVEYGDRVDEFLSVKPGAMGLWQASGRSDIQYPERADLEISYVEHANLWFDFKILFMTVLAIFKGDGAM from the coding sequence ATGACGAAGCAAAGTAAGAGTTATTTATTCGCCAAGCGTTTTTTGGATATTTCAACTGCGTTGTTTGCATTGGTGATTTTCTCACCAATCTTTTTGGTTATTTCTTTGTTCTACTTGTTTGGCGATAACAAAGGACCAGTTTTCTATCAGCAACGTCGTATCGGGCAAAACCATGAGGAGTTTGGTATTTACAAGTTCCGTTCAATGGTGGTGAACGCTGAAGAGAAGCTATACGCTGATAAGGACTTATATGCTAAGTTCGTTGAGAATGGCTATAAGTTACCAACCGAAGAAGATCCACGTATCACCAAGTTTGGTGCGTTTATTCGTAAGACATCTTTGGATGAGTTACCACAATTCATCAACATCTTGATTGGGAACATGAGTATTATCGGACCGCGTCCAGTTGTTGAACGCGAGTTGGTGGAATACGGCGATCGCGTTGATGAATTTTTGTCAGTAAAGCCTGGCGCGATGGGCTTGTGGCAAGCAAGTGGTCGTAGTGATATTCAATACCCAGAGCGTGCCGACCTTGAAATTTCGTACGTCGAGCATGCTAACCTGTGGTTTGATTTTAAAATTTTGTTTATGACAGTACTCGCCATCTTCAAGGGTGACGGTGCAATGTAG
- a CDS encoding GH25 family lysozyme — protein sequence MNFKKVLFGAAAATVAVSGVSLVPFSSAFAADGIPTITAGDSTVPAMDVVDVASYQGNLSVSAYNTMKKYGVKAVIVKVSEGTNYVNPYASTQIKNAQAAGLAVGVYHYSRFSNASGAKSEANYFAKQVAALGLSKSTLMVDDLEDSSTSGSGSTTNANAFKDQLSANGYNNQMLYTYPSYMSATGLNVSSYGNDRVWMASYPFAPNKNNLWYTNYGAWQWNSATKFPGVNGFFDVSKDYSGKLSSSAMTGYLQDKDGNWYWFENGVKYTGFRFSMGTYYYFKQGVRQENQWVSQRGNTYYVGSDGRAYDGVRTIDGKKYFFGNDGTFNLRTNQIVKVDNVDYRAAADGSLTPNSGYHYDGSQYNGGYRWYENGQLYTGFRFYMGTYYWFVEGVRQNEGWRSAWNYTYWTDNEGRAVQGLRSVDGKQYFFGNDGTYFARKNQIVTTGNEGGVAIKYRAAADGTLSPYSGYQNDGTGWYWFENGAKFTGFRMYYGAYYFFQNGVRQENQWVEQWGHKYYVGADGRTVQGSNVNINGQTYNFGTDGTFYLR from the coding sequence ATGAACTTTAAGAAGGTTCTATTTGGGGCTGCAGCTGCGACAGTTGCCGTGAGTGGTGTATCTTTGGTGCCATTCTCATCTGCCTTTGCGGCGGATGGTATCCCAACGATTACAGCTGGTGATTCAACTGTCCCAGCGATGGACGTTGTCGACGTGGCATCATATCAAGGAAACTTGTCAGTCAGTGCCTACAACACAATGAAGAAGTATGGCGTTAAGGCTGTCATCGTCAAGGTGTCAGAAGGTACGAATTACGTAAACCCATACGCTTCAACGCAAATTAAGAATGCACAAGCTGCTGGTTTGGCCGTGGGTGTTTATCACTATTCACGTTTCTCAAACGCAAGCGGTGCGAAGTCAGAAGCTAACTACTTTGCCAAGCAAGTAGCGGCTTTGGGCTTGTCAAAGTCAACGTTGATGGTTGATGATTTGGAAGACTCATCAACGAGTGGTAGTGGATCAACGACCAACGCCAATGCATTTAAGGATCAATTGTCAGCTAATGGCTACAACAATCAAATGTTGTACACGTATCCTTCATACATGAGCGCAACTGGTCTGAACGTTTCAAGTTACGGTAACGACCGTGTTTGGATGGCGTCATACCCATTTGCACCAAACAAGAACAACTTGTGGTACACAAATTATGGCGCATGGCAATGGAATTCAGCTACTAAGTTCCCAGGCGTGAACGGATTCTTTGACGTTTCAAAGGATTACTCAGGTAAGTTGTCAAGCAGTGCCATGACAGGTTACTTGCAAGACAAGGATGGTAACTGGTACTGGTTTGAAAACGGTGTGAAGTACACTGGCTTCCGTTTCTCCATGGGAACCTACTATTACTTCAAGCAAGGTGTTCGCCAAGAAAACCAATGGGTTTCACAACGGGGTAACACGTACTACGTAGGTTCAGATGGACGTGCGTACGATGGTGTTCGCACGATTGACGGCAAGAAGTACTTCTTCGGAAACGACGGAACATTCAACTTACGTACGAACCAAATCGTGAAGGTTGATAACGTTGATTACCGTGCAGCCGCTGATGGTTCATTAACGCCTAACTCTGGTTACCACTATGACGGTTCACAATACAATGGTGGTTACCGTTGGTACGAGAATGGTCAATTGTACACAGGTTTCCGTTTCTACATGGGCACTTACTACTGGTTCGTTGAGGGTGTTCGCCAAAATGAAGGCTGGCGTTCAGCTTGGAACTACACGTACTGGACAGATAACGAAGGTCGTGCCGTTCAAGGATTGCGTTCAGTGGATGGTAAGCAATACTTCTTTGGAAACGATGGCACATACTTTGCTCGTAAGAACCAAATTGTGACGACGGGTAACGAAGGTGGCGTAGCTATTAAGTACCGTGCAGCAGCAGACGGAACGTTGTCACCATACTCTGGTTACCAAAATGATGGTACTGGTTGGTACTGGTTCGAAAACGGTGCGAAGTTTACTGGCTTCCGTATGTACTACGGTGCCTACTACTTCTTCCAAAACGGTGTTCGCCAAGAGAACCAATGGGTTGAGCAATGGGGACACAAGTACTACGTTGGTGCTGACGGACGTACGGTTCAAGGCTCAAACGTTAACATCAATGGCCAAACATATAACTTTGGTACTGACGGAACGTTCTACCTACGCTAA
- a CDS encoding CDP-glycerol glycerophosphotransferase family protein, which translates to MLVQKIKNRIKKSTAFGLMYYVIVLSWIKFLQIFVRPNQKQILFISYSGRQYSDSPKEAYLQLRKDPAFADYKFVWSFNNPDDFVNADVDHIVRANTPLYFYHLLKSKYWIANSTIDRLIPFSHPRNVYIQFWHGVPMKKLGLDEAGLSPLVRNWYKKVQFDYLFTYGGYDTEKMKRIFPRTKNYCQVGQLRKQTLERELKRKKEKLKRQLGIKGHKPIMLYVPTFRGYETVQQTGCSEEFLAQLSDKFTVLYREHYFNHMRPSDDFIVADKLSLNKLMAVADFMITDYSSTLFDYAPLHRPIYLFQPDVKEYENKRGLYINFENLDLPVAHSEASLAEMLDDYENYDTERVVRLADRYNPHDSTVSLAKLHEILAN; encoded by the coding sequence ATGCTAGTACAGAAAATTAAAAACAGGATCAAAAAATCGACTGCTTTTGGGTTGATGTACTACGTGATTGTTTTGTCATGGATTAAGTTCTTACAGATTTTTGTACGACCAAATCAAAAGCAAATTTTGTTCATTTCGTATAGTGGCCGTCAGTACTCTGATTCACCGAAGGAAGCATACTTGCAACTTCGTAAGGATCCGGCGTTTGCGGACTATAAATTCGTTTGGTCGTTTAATAACCCAGATGACTTTGTTAACGCTGATGTTGATCATATCGTGCGTGCAAACACGCCGTTGTACTTCTATCACTTGTTGAAGTCGAAGTACTGGATTGCAAATTCAACGATTGATCGCTTGATTCCGTTTTCACATCCACGCAACGTCTATATTCAATTTTGGCACGGTGTGCCGATGAAGAAACTAGGCCTGGATGAAGCGGGATTGTCACCGTTGGTTCGTAACTGGTATAAGAAAGTGCAATTTGATTACTTGTTCACTTATGGCGGCTATGACACGGAAAAGATGAAGCGTATTTTCCCGCGGACGAAGAATTATTGCCAAGTGGGTCAACTTCGTAAACAAACACTTGAACGTGAATTGAAGCGTAAAAAAGAGAAATTGAAGCGCCAGCTTGGTATCAAGGGGCATAAGCCGATTATGCTTTATGTACCAACGTTCCGAGGTTATGAAACAGTACAACAAACGGGTTGCTCGGAAGAGTTTTTGGCGCAACTATCGGATAAGTTTACAGTGCTATATCGCGAACATTACTTTAATCATATGCGCCCTTCGGATGATTTCATTGTTGCGGACAAGCTGTCGCTCAATAAATTGATGGCTGTGGCGGACTTTATGATTACTGATTACTCAAGTACATTATTTGATTATGCGCCATTGCATCGTCCGATATATCTATTCCAACCAGACGTTAAGGAATATGAGAATAAGCGCGGTCTTTATATCAATTTTGAAAACTTAGATTTGCCAGTGGCACATTCCGAAGCGTCACTAGCTGAAATGCTGGACGACTATGAAAATTATGATACTGAACGTGTAGTGCGATTGGCAGACCGTTATAACCCACATGATTCAACGGTTTCATTAGCTAAGCTACACGAGATTTTAGCAAATTAA
- the map gene encoding type I methionyl aminopeptidase, whose amino-acid sequence MITIKSDREIEGMKASGAIIAGMHKGLRDIIKPGISTWEIEEFGRKYIEDHGARAAQIGFEGFEFATTVSVNNEVAHGFPRKGLILKDGDLVKVDTVVDLDGYYSDSAWTYAVGEVSPEIKRLMDVTLKALYLGIDQAVVGNRIGDIGAAIDAYVTDENGFGNVREYIGHGIQPTMHEEPAVPAYGVAGHGLRLKPGMTITIEPMVNVGGWKVDTSEEDGWTVTTEDGSWSAQYEHTIAITNDGPKILTSQDPEFDAKYL is encoded by the coding sequence ATGATTACTATTAAGTCAGATCGTGAAATTGAGGGTATGAAGGCGTCAGGTGCCATCATTGCCGGCATGCACAAGGGTTTGCGCGACATTATCAAGCCAGGTATTTCTACTTGGGAAATTGAAGAATTTGGTCGTAAGTACATTGAAGACCACGGCGCACGCGCTGCTCAAATCGGTTTTGAGGGCTTTGAATTTGCGACGACTGTTTCGGTTAACAATGAAGTTGCCCACGGTTTCCCTCGTAAGGGATTGATTTTGAAGGATGGCGACTTGGTTAAGGTTGATACGGTTGTTGATCTTGATGGTTACTATTCAGACTCAGCTTGGACATACGCCGTTGGTGAGGTGTCACCTGAAATCAAGCGTTTGATGGATGTGACGTTGAAGGCGTTGTACTTGGGAATCGACCAAGCGGTGGTTGGTAACCGTATTGGTGATATCGGTGCAGCTATCGATGCGTACGTTACTGACGAAAATGGTTTCGGAAACGTACGCGAGTACATCGGTCACGGTATCCAACCAACGATGCACGAGGAGCCAGCGGTACCAGCGTACGGTGTTGCCGGTCACGGTTTGCGTTTGAAGCCTGGTATGACGATTACAATCGAGCCAATGGTTAACGTTGGTGGTTGGAAGGTTGACACGTCAGAAGAAGATGGTTGGACTGTAACGACTGAAGACGGTTCATGGTCAGCGCAATATGAGCACACGATTGCCATTACTAATGACGGACCAAAGATTTTGACGAGTCAAGACCCAGAATTCGATGCCAAGTACTTGTAA
- a CDS encoding YveK family protein, which translates to MENQFTVGALFKHMLRNAWWIIVLGIVGGAAMFVLTNKVATTTYEATRQMYIGKNNTDAKDPNSRVMADSWLLQSYAQLAKDDAVVNAAVADLKADGIKIKPAALVDAVHVSPKKDTLLMTVRATANSNKKAVKYVNAYAKAFKTVAPEKLSAMPQPVLFSAPKKAVAVTTPGGSSKKALVFGAAAGLLIGIVLAFFTGIYKNMKATA; encoded by the coding sequence ATGGAAAATCAATTTACCGTAGGCGCATTGTTCAAGCACATGTTGCGCAATGCCTGGTGGATTATTGTCTTAGGAATTGTTGGTGGTGCAGCGATGTTTGTTTTAACGAACAAAGTTGCGACGACAACGTACGAGGCGACCCGTCAAATGTACATTGGCAAGAACAACACTGACGCAAAGGATCCTAACTCTCGTGTGATGGCGGATTCATGGTTGTTGCAATCGTACGCACAATTGGCAAAGGACGATGCGGTTGTTAATGCGGCCGTTGCAGACCTAAAGGCCGATGGCATCAAGATTAAGCCAGCCGCTTTGGTAGATGCAGTTCATGTTTCACCTAAGAAGGACACATTGTTGATGACGGTGCGTGCCACGGCTAACTCAAACAAGAAGGCTGTTAAGTACGTTAATGCTTACGCAAAGGCCTTTAAGACGGTTGCGCCTGAAAAGTTGTCAGCTATGCCACAACCCGTATTGTTCTCAGCACCTAAGAAGGCCGTTGCTGTAACGACGCCAGGTGGCTCATCAAAGAAGGCCTTGGTCTTCGGTGCCGCTGCTGGTTTGCTAATCGGTATTGTATTGGCATTCTTTACGGGAATTTATAAGAATATGAAGGCAACTGCCTAA